Genomic segment of Truepera radiovictrix DSM 17093:
CTTCGGCCTCGCCTTCGAGCACTACCTGCACTTTACCTCCCCCATCCGCCGCTACCCGGACCTGGTGGTGCACCGGGTGCTGCGCGCCGCGCTGCAAAACCGCCTCTCACCGACCCTCAAAGAGCGCCTTAAGAGCGACTTTCCGGCGCTCGCGCAGCACACGAGCGAGCGCGAGCGCCTCGCCGAGGAGGCCGAGCGCGACCTCACCCGCTACTACCAGGCCAAGTGGGCCAAAGAGCACCGCGGCGAGGTCTTTAACGGGCTCATCACCGGCGTCACCAACTTCGGCGTCTTCGTCGCCCTACCCAACGGCGTCGAGGGGCTGCTGCACGTGTCGCAGCTCGACGACGACTACTACATGTATATCGAGGAGCAGATGATGCTCCTCGGCAAGACGAGCAAACGCAAGTTCCGCTTAGGCGGCCGCCTCGACGTGCGCATCTTGAGCGCCAACCCGACCGTCCGGCAGATCGACTTGGGGTTAAGTAGCGCCGAGCTGCCCGACGAGGAGGAGGCCGACGAGGTGCGCCCCGAACGGCCCCCCAAACGCTTGCGCAACCCGCTGACCGACCGCTCGCCCGAGGACGAGGTGCGCGAGCGCGTCGAGGGGCGGCGCCACCGGCGCGGCCGCCGCCCGGAGGAGGAGCGTGAGGCGCCAGGGGAGAGCGCGAGCGCCGAAACGCCGACTGCACCGGCTCAGGCGCCGAGCGGGGTTCGCAAGCGCCGCGTGCTCGTCTTCGGCGACGTGTACAAAAAGTAGCGGGGCAGCGGGGCAGCCCGCGCCCCTCACCCCCGAGCGGACGGGGTCTGATAGACTCCTCTAGGACGACCCGCACCCCTGACGGTGCTCTGTAGGCCACTCGCCGCTACTTCTAATGTCGTCGGGCCGCTCCGGGACCGGCTTGGGCGCCCCTACCGCGCGTTGAGGGTGTGGGGAACGGTGTACCGGCGGTGTTGACGAACGAGGGGGAGACATGACGACGGAGTTTACCTACTGCCTGACGCGCATCTGCTTGCGCACGGGGCAGCTCACCCTACCGCTTTCGATGCGCGAGCTTTTCCCCGCGCCCGGCTCCGTGCGCGCGGTCGACACGAAAACCGGCGACAGCCTCGAGCTGCAGGTCACCGCCTCGCACCAGCTCCTGGGCGTCGCGCCCTTTCTCGCCCGCCATGGGCTTGCGGTCAACGACCTCTTGAGCGTGCGCGCGCTCCCCGACGGCGCCTACGCGATCACCCCCTTGCCGAGGCCCAAACGCCCCGACTACACCCGCCCCGAGGCGCAGCGCGAGCTGATCGACCGCATCGTCGAGCAGGCGCCCTTGTCCGAGCGGGAGATCCGCGCCCTCTTCCCCGATCTGCCCCCTGAGTTCGACCTCGGCGCCGCGCTGCAGCGCGACGGACGGCTGACCAAGTACGAGGGGCGCTGGGGTTTCGCGGTTCCCGACGCCGCCCCCGCCGCGCCGCGCCCCTACCCGACCGTGACGACCTTCGTCGCGCGCAGCGGCGAGGCGTCGTTTGCGCGCCCCTCGGAGGCGCCGAGCACCGACACCTCGCAGAGCGCGCTGTTGCGCCGCGCTCTAGAGACCTTCGGCTTCCGCGTCGAGGCGCACGCGCACGGCCACCTCGTCGCGCACGCCGAGCTCGGGCGGCGCCACTACACGGTGCTCGCTCACCTCCTGGCGGAAGGGGCGCGGCTCGACTGGACGAAGCTCCTAGCCCGCCGCCGCGAGCTGAGCAGCACCTACCTGGCCGTTTTTGGCAGCCACCACGACCTGCTGCGGCTGCGCGCCCCCGCCGCGGGTGCCGGCGCGACGCTCTGGTCGTGGGAGGCGTTGGAGCGCGCCTTGGGGCTCTTGGCGACCGTACCGCTAAGCCCCGTCGACCTCGAACCGCACTTCGTCAAAGAGGGGCTTTTCGACGAGGGGTTGCGCCGCTTCGAGCGCACCATCGAGCGCCGCGTCGCCGAGCGGGGGGCGTTTTCGCAGGTGCTCTCGCGCCTCGCGGGGCTGCGCGCGCCCTCGGTGTTTCTGCTCGACGACGTCGTCGACGGCGCCGCGCCCTCCCGCGAGGAGGTGCTCAAGGTGCTCGAGCTCCTCGGGGAAGCGCCCTTTCACCTCGTGAGCCGCGTCGACTCGGGCGAGTTCTGCTTGCGCCAGGGCGTCCCGGAGAGCCTCACGCACCTCTCGGCTTACGCCCTGTCGCTCGTCGAACGGCTGCCCGAGCGCCGCACCGAGCGCGTGCGCGGGGTCGCGGTGCTCGCGGCGGACGAGTAGCGCGCTAAGCGCCCCGGTGCAGCTCCTGTAGGGGGCGGACCTCGAGCGTGCCGCGCTGCGCCGCGCGCAGCGCGCGAACGGTCCAGCGCGCTGCCTCGGGCGTGGTGACGATGGGGACGCCGGCCTCTAACGCGCGGCGCAGCTCGGGCGTCGCCGTTGTCGCGATCAGCAGCGCGTAAGCGGGCTCCCCCGCGCCCTCCGGCGCCTTGGTCACCGAGAAGCCGAGCTCGCACAGCTCCGCGCCCACCACCTCCAACCCCTCGCCGATGAGCGCCACCGTCCCCGACGTGGGCAGGCGCACGTTCGCCCCCAACAGCGCCTTGTAGTAGGCCATGTAGGGGTCGGGGTCGATCCCCATGCTCTCCCCCGTCGAGCGCATCTCGGGGCCCAAGACGGGGGTCACGCCCGCAAACTTGAGAAAGGGCAGCACAGCCTCTTTGACGCTGTAGACGCTCGGCGTCGGCGTCTCGGTAAACCCGATCTCGGCGAGCGTCTTGCCGGCGGCGATCAGCGCGGCGTACTTGGCCAAGGGGTGCCCGATGGCTTTGGAGAGGTAGGGCACCGTCCGGCTCGCGCGCGGGTTCGCCTCGATCACCAGCACCTCGCCCCCTTTGACCACGAACTGGAGGTTGATAAGCCCGCGCACGCCGATGGCCCTCGCGAGCCGGGTGCTGTAGTCGTGCAGCGTCGCGATGACCTCGTCGCTTAGAGACACCGGCGGTGTGATGCACGCCGAGTCGCCCGAGTGCACCCCGGCCCCCTCGATGTGCTCCATGATGCCCGCCACGACGACGCGCTCGCCGTCCGCTAGGGCGTCGACGTCGACCTCCTGCGCCCCCGCGACAAAGGCGTCTAACAGGATCGACGGCGACCCCGGCAGCTCGGCGTAGACCTCGCGCAAGTAGCGCTCCAAAGCCCCCTCGTCCTCGACGACCTGCATCGCCCGCCCACCCAGCACGAACGAGGGGCGCACCATCAGCGGGTAGCCCAACGAGGCGGCCAACGTGAGCGCCTCCGCCGGGCGCTGCGCGACCCCGCCGGCGGGTTGCGGGACGCCGAGCCGCGCGCAGAGCCGGTGAAAGGCGTCGCGGTCCTCGGCTTCGGCGATCGCGCGCGCCGGGGTACCCCAGATCGGCACCCCGGCGGCCTCGAGCGGCGCGGCGAGCTTCAGCGGCGTCTGGCCGCCGAGTTGGACGATCACCCCCGCCGGCTCCTCCCGCTCGATGACGTTCAAGACGTCCTCGAAGGTCAAAGGTTCGAAGTAGAGGCGGTCGGCGGTGTCGTAGTCGGTCGAGACGGTCTCGGGGTTGGAGTTGATCATGATGGTCTCATACCCCGCCTCTTTAAGCGCCCAGACCGCGTGCACGGTGGCGTAGTCGAACTCGACCCCCTGGCCGATGCGGTTGGGGCCCGAACCCAAGATGACGACTTTGGGCCGCTCCGAGGGGCGCACCTCGTCCTCCCACTCGTACGTCGAGTAGTGGTAGGGGGTGTAGGCTTCAAACTCAGCGGCGCAGGTGTCCACGGTTTTGTAGACCGGCGCGGCGTGGCGCTCTTTGCGAAGCCGCCGCACGGTCATCACGTCCGTACCGGTCAGCTGCGCGAGATCACTGTCGGAAAAGCCGAAGCGCTTGACCTCGCGCCACGTCTCCCAGTTCCAGCGCTCGACGGGTCCGAGCGCGGTGATCTCCCGCTCGGCGTCGACGATCTCTTTAAGCTGCGCCAAGAACCAGGGGTCGATGTGGGTGCGCTCGGCCAAAAAGCGCACGCTCTTGCCGCGCCGCAGAAGCTCCAAAAGCGCCCCCAAGCGCTGCGGGGTCGCCGCCAGGCGGCTCTCGAGCTGCGCCAAGTTGAGGTTTTTGGTCTCGCTGCGCACGTCGAGCTCGAGCGAACGCAGGGCTTTTTGCAAGGACTCTTTGAAGGTGCGGCCGATCGCCATCACCTCGCCGACCGAACGCATCTGGGTGCCCAAGAGCGGCGAGGTCTCGGGAAACTTTTCAAACGCGAAGCGCGGGATCTTGGTCACCACGTAGTCGATGGAGGGTTCAAAGGCCGCCTTGGTCTCCTTGGTGATGTCGTTAGGGAGCTCGTCTAAGTGGTAGCCGACGGCGAGCAGCGCGGCGATCTTGGCGATCGGGTAGCCCGTGGCCTTGGAGGCCAGCGCCGACGAGCGCGACACCCGCGGGTTCATCTCGATCACCATCACCTCGCCGTTACGCGGGTTGACCGCGAACTGGATGTTCGACCCGCCGGTGTCGACCCCGATCTCGCGGATGATGGCGATGGCGTCGTCGCGCAGCCGCTGGTACTCCTTGTCGGACAGGGTCTGCGCGGGCGCCACCGTGATCGAGTCGCCGGTGTGCACCCCCATGGGGTCGACGTTCTCGATCGAGCAGATGATGACCACGGTGTCGTTGTGGTCGCGCATGACCTCGAGCTCGTACTCTTTCCAACCGAGCACCGACTGCTCGACCAGCACCGTGTGTACCGGCGAGTCGTGCAGCCCCCGGCGGACGATCTGCCGGAACTCGGCCTCGTCGTAGGCGACGCCCCCCCCGGTCCCGCCGAGGGTAAATGACGGCCGGATGATGGCCGGGTAGCCGATGGTGGCGACGAAGTCCAGGGCCTCCTCGAGGCTGCCGACCATCTTGCCCGCGGGCGTCTTGATGCCGATCTTGCGCATCGCCGCCTGAAAGAGCTCGCGGTCTTCTCCCTTGTTGATGGCCTCGTAGTTGGCGCCGATGAGTTCGACCCCGTAGCGCTCCAAGACCCCCGTCTCGTAGAGCGCCTTGGCGAGGTTTAAAGCCGTCTGCCCGCCCAGGGTCGGCAAGAGCGCGTCGGGCCGCTCCTGGGCGATGACCCGCTCGGCGACCTCCGGGGTCAGGGGTTCGATGTACGTCCGGTCGGCGACCTCGGGGTCGGTCATGATGGTCGCGGGGTTGGCGTTGATGAGCACGACCTCGAACCCGGCGGCGCGCAGCGCTTTACACGCCTGCGTACCCGAATAGTCGAACTCGGCGGCCTGGCCGATGACGATGGGGCCAGAACCGAGGATGAGGATCTTGTGAATATCGTCGCGCTTGGGCATACCAACTGAAGACCATAACACGCGGCTTTAGGGCATAAAGATGCGCGCGCAAGCATATCCAAAGCGTCCGTCGACCCTGCGCGCACCGACGCCAAGCCCGTGAGCGCGGCTGCTAAACTAGCCTATGATCACCAAGCGCAAGCTCACGGTCGCCGACTTTCTGGCGATGGGGGAGGCGGGGCTCTTCGCGCCCGATGAGCGCGTGGAGCTGCTGGAGGGAGAGATCTACACGATGTCGCCGCCGAGTAGCAAGCACGCCGCCTGGGTCGACCGGATGATGAAGGCGCTCGAGCGTGCCTGCGGCGACCGCGCAATCGTGCGCGTTCAGAGTCCGGTGGCTCTCTCCGAGGAGGACGCCCCCGAACCCGACGTGACCGTCCTCGTTCCCCGCGCGGACTTTTACGAAGCGGAGCTGCCCAGGGCTACCGATGTGTACCTCGTCGTCGAGGTAAGCGTGTCCACGCTCCTGCACGACCGCAAGGTCAAGCTACCCATCTACGCCCGCACGGGGGTGCCGGAATACTGGCTCGTCAACCTTGAAAAGGGGCGGCTCGAGGTCTACCGGGAGCCGCAGGGCGACCACTACCGGGTACGGTTGCTTTTGGGCCTTCACGAACCGCTGACGCTCGCCGCGCTCCCGACACCCTCACCGGTCGCCCTCTAGCTCCCCCGCGAGCCCGAGCACGAACGTCTCGTCGCCGACCGTGACGGTGTCCCCCTCGCGGAGCTTGCGTTTGCGGCGCGTCTCGACCTCGCCGTTGACCCGCACCCTCCCCGACTGGATCATCAGCTTGGCCTGCCCGCCCGTCTGGGCGAGCCCCGAGAGCTTGAGCGCGTCGTTTAGGGTGATGGTGGGCTCAGGGTCGTCGAAGCGGTCGGTGTCGGGGGGGCGGTTCATGAGGCGACCTCGCTCACGCTCGGGGCGGCGGGATAAGAACCCAAAAACTTGACGAAGGCCGCGCGGCGCATGAGGCCGGTCACGGCGGCCTGCACGTTGGCGTCGTCGAGGTGCCCCTCGATGTCGATATAAAAGAGGTAGCTCCAGGGTTTGTCGCGGCGGGGGCGCGACTCGAGCTTGGTCATGTTGATGCCGTGCCGCGGAAAGAGCTCCAAGCAGCGCACGAGGTCGCCGGGGCGGTGGCGGGTGGCGATGACCAAACTCGTCTTGTGCTCCCCTTCGCCCCGCGGCACCTCGTCGGCGCCCAGGATGAAAAAGCGCGTGTAGTTAAAGTCGGTGTCCTCGATGTTGGCGGCTAGGATCTCGAGGCCGTAGATCTCGGCCGCCCGCTTGGAGGCGATCGCCGCGTGCCCGTGCGCCCCCCCGTTCTCCTGCCGTTCGGCGAGGAGTTTGGCGGCCCCCGCCGTGTCGAAGTCGGTCACCGCCTCGAAGCCGTGGCGGGTCAGGAAGCCGCGGCACTGCTCTAGAGCCTGCGGGTGCGAGTAGACCCGCCGAACGTCCGCGAGCTTGGTGCCGGGGACCACGAGCAGGTTGTGTTCGACCCGCACCACCTGCTCCCCGACGACGTGCAGCACCGAGTCGGTCAAGAGGTCGTAGGTCTGGTTGATCGAACCCGCCAGGGAGTTCTCCACGGGTAAGCAGGCGTAGTCGCACGCACCCGAAACCGCCGCCGCGAAACCCTCTTGGAACGTGCTGTAGCCAACAGCCTCGGCGTGGGGGCAAAACTGGAGCGCTGCTTGCTCGCTGAACGCGCCGGCGACCCCTTGAAAGGCGATACGAGGGGGGGTGTGCATCGTAGGCAGTGTAGCACCCTAGCCGCCTCAGCTCGTCACCACGGGCATCTGCTGCACGAAGCGCGAGCTTGCCACCTCCTGAAGCATAAAGTCGGCCACGTCCGCCCGCGAGACCTGCACCCCAGAATCCTTGCCGACAAAGCCCACGCGGTAGCTTCCGGTGTGCGGACCGTTTGTGAGGCGCGGTGCGCGCACGACCGTCCACGCAAGCCCGCTCGCTTTAAGCCGCGCGGCGTGCTGCTCGCCGTCCTCCAACACCGCCCCCGAGAGGCGCTTTAAGAGAAAGGTGAAGACGCGGTCGATGAGTTTGGGCCTGTCTCGCGGGTCGGGGACGCCCGCGCCGGTAAGCGTCACGATCCGCCGGACGCCGTGCGCATGCATCGCGGCGAGGATGTTCTCGGTCGCGCGGGTGACGAGGTCGGGCGGCGAACCCTTCGTCTGACCGAGCACGCTGAGCACCGCGTCCACCCCCTTCACCGTGCGCGCGACGGCCTCCGGGTCGAGCGCGTCGCCCTGAATAAGCTCGAGCCGCTCGTGCCCGCTTAGACTTAGCGGCAGTTTGCCGGGGTCGCGTACGAGCGCCCTGACCTCGTGGCCCGCCGCGAGCGCCTGCTCTAAAAGGGGACGCCCCGTCTTCCCCGTACCACCAAACACCGCGAGCTTCACGCGTACACCTCCAGATGACGCCCCAAGCTGTTGGGGCCGCTAGGTATGGCTTGGCTGATCGTAAACCTGAGCACGGCCTCGGGCGTGGCGTTTTGCTCCACGTCCGGCGCTCTAGCGAGGGTCGGCGCTCGTAGCGCACCCATGTTGACCGGGAGTGTTGGCAGCCTAAGGCGATGTGGGGCTGACCCTGCACGCTCACCCCGCGCCGGTGTGCTGCGTCAAGGGGCGTCTCTCGCCGGGACAAGCCGTGATCAGTTGCTCTGGCACTGCGGGCAGACGCCGTAGAGCGTGAGCTCGTGGTGCTTGACGGTGAAACCGCCCGGCAGGGTGAGCCCCTCTAACACCACGACCGGGCAGGTGGTGGTGAGTTCAAACACGCCGCCGCAGCTCTGGCAGCGGAAGTGGTGGTGGTGCCCGCGCCCGGCGATCTCGAAGCGGGCGCTCTCGCCGGGGAGGTGGACGGGGACGACCTCCCCCTCGGCTTCCATAGTGCTCAGGTTGCGGTAGACGGTCGCTAGGCCGAGGCTCGCGTGCGTCTCGCGGGCGGCGTGGAGGACCTCCTGGGGCGTTAAGGGACCGGGGGCACGCTCGAGCGCGCGCAAGATGGCGCGGCGCTGCGCAGTCTGGCGTTTCATCAGCCCAGTGTAGCAAACCAAGAGGTGAGAGCGCGTTCTTCTCCACGTCTCGTGTCCCGACTGTTGAAGGTAAACGCAGGTTCGGTCAGCGGGACGTTTCTAAAGGCGTCTATACCTTGACGCCCTTGCGAAAAGCCGCTACGATGGCTCTTGCTGATAATCAATTATCAGTAAGGGAGGATCATGGCGAAAGACGGACCGCGCATCAAGATCCTGCTCCGCTCGACGGCGGGGACGGGGTCGGTGTACGCAACGACGAAAAACCGCCGCACGACGACGCACAAGCTCGAGCTCAAAAAGTACGACCCGAGACTCCGCAGGCACGTGCTCTTTCGCGAGGAGAAAGTATGAACCGTCTAGGCTACCTGACGCTGGCCGCGCTGCTGACCCTCGGCGGCGCCTTGGCCCAAGAGGGGGAGGCAACGCACGCCGAGCAGGCGCACGGTGACCACGCGCACGATGGGCACGGCGATCACGAAGGTCACGACCACGATCATGACCACGCGCATGACCATCACGAGCACGGCGGTCACCCCCAGGGTGCTCACGACCACGCCGAGCACGACCATGAGCATGGCGAGCACGACCACCATGACCACGAGCACCACGACCATCACGACCATGACCACGCCGAGCACGCCCACCACGGCGACCACGACGAGGTTGCGGGGACGCGGCTCTTGGTCGCCGACCACGAAGACGCCACCGTGGCGGTGCTCGACCTGCTGAGCGAAGAGGTGCTCGCGAGCTTTAGCGTGCCGGGACCGGGGGGGAACGTGTACCGCTCGCCGAGCGGGCAGTACGGCCTCGTCGTGCACCGCGACGAAAACCGCGTCACGGTGGTGCACTCGGGGTTGCGCCTAGAGGACCACGGCGACCACGCCGACCTCGTGCAGGGCGCGCCGTACATCCTCCAGACCCTCAACGTCGGGCGCCAACCCACCCACGTGTGGACGGGCGAGCACGAGATCGCCATCTTTAACGACGCCGACGGGACCGTGGCGGTGCTCGACGAACGCCTTTTCGGGCTCTCGCTCGAGTACCTCGGTCTCGAGTCCGCGGGGCCCGACCACGGGGCGGCGGTCGTGCTCGGCGACCACGTGCTCGTCGGCTACTTGGAGTTGGGGCGCGTCGACGCGTTTACCCGGGGCGGCGAGCTTGAAACGAGCTTCGAGGGGTGCCCGCGGCTGCACGGTGAGGCCTCGGCGGGCGACGTGGCGGCTTTCGGCTGCGCCGACGGCGTGCTGCTCGTCACCTACGAGGAGGGCGCGCTGAGCGCGGTGAAGCTGGACAATCCCGCCGGGACGCCCGAAGACGCGCGGGTCGGTACGGTCGTCGCCCACGAGGCTAGCCCCGTGATGGTCGGCAACTTGGGTGACGGCGTGGTGCTCATCGACGCGGCGGCGCAGACGCTCGAGCCCGTCTCTCTGCCGAGCGCGCCGCTGCGCTTTGCCTTCGACCACACGGGCGAGCACCTCTTGGTGCTGACGCGCGACGGCGAGCTGCACCGCCTCGAGGCGCAATCAGGGGAGCTCCAGGGCAGCGTGTCGGTCATGGAAGCGTTCGACCCGGGCCCGGGCGGCGGGCACGGTGCGGCGCGCCCTGGGCTGGCGGTCGGCGAACACGCCGTCTACGTCAGCGTGCCGAGCGCGGGCGAGGTCGCCGAGGTGCGCTTTGAGGGCGACGCGCTCAGCGTGACGCGCCGCCTAGAGGTCGGGGGGACCCCGAGCGGCGTGGCGCTGCTCGCGTTAGAGGGCGGTGTGATCCACTAGTGACGCCTCTACGGCTCCCGTGCGTCCGCTAAGCGACGTTCCGCTCACCGTCGTCGGCGGGCGAGGCCCGCACGGCCTCGCCCTGCACCTCCTCTTGCAAGACCGCGGGGTGAGCGGCTACCGGCTGCTCGACAAGGCTGCCGACTGGCTCCCGCTCTACGGCCCGGGTGGCCCCATGCAGGCGGTCGGGCACCTGCGCAGCCCCGCCGAGCTCGACTTTGCGCTGGGCGTCCCCGAGCGGGGGAT
This window contains:
- a CDS encoding Uma2 family endonuclease, coding for MITKRKLTVADFLAMGEAGLFAPDERVELLEGEIYTMSPPSSKHAAWVDRMMKALERACGDRAIVRVQSPVALSEEDAPEPDVTVLVPRADFYEAELPRATDVYLVVEVSVSTLLHDRKVKLPIYARTGVPEYWLVNLEKGRLEVYREPQGDHYRVRLLLGLHEPLTLAALPTPSPVAL
- the rpmG gene encoding 50S ribosomal protein L33, translating into MAKDGPRIKILLRSTAGTGSVYATTKNRRTTTHKLELKKYDPRLRRHVLFREEKV
- the pheA gene encoding prephenate dehydratase; the protein is MHTPPRIAFQGVAGAFSEQAALQFCPHAEAVGYSTFQEGFAAAVSGACDYACLPVENSLAGSINQTYDLLTDSVLHVVGEQVVRVEHNLLVVPGTKLADVRRVYSHPQALEQCRGFLTRHGFEAVTDFDTAGAAKLLAERQENGGAHGHAAIASKRAAEIYGLEILAANIEDTDFNYTRFFILGADEVPRGEGEHKTSLVIATRHRPGDLVRCLELFPRHGINMTKLESRPRRDKPWSYLFYIDIEGHLDDANVQAAVTGLMRRAAFVKFLGSYPAAPSVSEVAS
- a CDS encoding Fur family transcriptional regulator, with the translated sequence MKRQTAQRRAILRALERAPGPLTPQEVLHAARETHASLGLATVYRNLSTMEAEGEVVPVHLPGESARFEIAGRGHHHHFRCQSCGGVFELTTTCPVVVLEGLTLPGGFTVKHHELTLYGVCPQCQSN
- a CDS encoding RNA-binding S4 domain-containing protein; its protein translation is MNRPPDTDRFDDPEPTITLNDALKLSGLAQTGGQAKLMIQSGRVRVNGEVETRRKRKLREGDTVTVGDETFVLGLAGELEGDR
- a CDS encoding NAD(P)-dependent oxidoreductase; amino-acid sequence: MKLAVFGGTGKTGRPLLEQALAAGHEVRALVRDPGKLPLSLSGHERLELIQGDALDPEAVARTVKGVDAVLSVLGQTKGSPPDLVTRATENILAAMHAHGVRRIVTLTGAGVPDPRDRPKLIDRVFTFLLKRLSGAVLEDGEQHAARLKASGLAWTVVRAPRLTNGPHTGSYRVGFVGKDSGVQVSRADVADFMLQEVASSRFVQQMPVVTS
- the carB gene encoding carbamoyl-phosphate synthase large subunit, coding for MPKRDDIHKILILGSGPIVIGQAAEFDYSGTQACKALRAAGFEVVLINANPATIMTDPEVADRTYIEPLTPEVAERVIAQERPDALLPTLGGQTALNLAKALYETGVLERYGVELIGANYEAINKGEDRELFQAAMRKIGIKTPAGKMVGSLEEALDFVATIGYPAIIRPSFTLGGTGGGVAYDEAEFRQIVRRGLHDSPVHTVLVEQSVLGWKEYELEVMRDHNDTVVIICSIENVDPMGVHTGDSITVAPAQTLSDKEYQRLRDDAIAIIREIGVDTGGSNIQFAVNPRNGEVMVIEMNPRVSRSSALASKATGYPIAKIAALLAVGYHLDELPNDITKETKAAFEPSIDYVVTKIPRFAFEKFPETSPLLGTQMRSVGEVMAIGRTFKESLQKALRSLELDVRSETKNLNLAQLESRLAATPQRLGALLELLRRGKSVRFLAERTHIDPWFLAQLKEIVDAEREITALGPVERWNWETWREVKRFGFSDSDLAQLTGTDVMTVRRLRKERHAAPVYKTVDTCAAEFEAYTPYHYSTYEWEDEVRPSERPKVVILGSGPNRIGQGVEFDYATVHAVWALKEAGYETIMINSNPETVSTDYDTADRLYFEPLTFEDVLNVIEREEPAGVIVQLGGQTPLKLAAPLEAAGVPIWGTPARAIAEAEDRDAFHRLCARLGVPQPAGGVAQRPAEALTLAASLGYPLMVRPSFVLGGRAMQVVEDEGALERYLREVYAELPGSPSILLDAFVAGAQEVDVDALADGERVVVAGIMEHIEGAGVHSGDSACITPPVSLSDEVIATLHDYSTRLARAIGVRGLINLQFVVKGGEVLVIEANPRASRTVPYLSKAIGHPLAKYAALIAAGKTLAEIGFTETPTPSVYSVKEAVLPFLKFAGVTPVLGPEMRSTGESMGIDPDPYMAYYKALLGANVRLPTSGTVALIGEGLEVVGAELCELGFSVTKAPEGAGEPAYALLIATTATPELRRALEAGVPIVTTPEAARWTVRALRAAQRGTLEVRPLQELHRGA